From Ananas comosus cultivar F153 linkage group 2, ASM154086v1, whole genome shotgun sequence:
AGTATGGTAAACAACAATATATATGAGATTgtagaaagaagagaaatttcaTAAgccaaatatattaaatagggAAGTATATAGCATTCTCATGATGCAAACATAACAGCAGCACACCTAATAAAGCAGCAAAAGAAATGGAAAACCGAGTACAGGAGGCACTTCCGTCTCAAGCCacaggaaaaagaagaaaaatagagaGGAAAAGGTACTTGCAATTGATAAATCTGCAAGCTGGAACATTTAAAAACGAACCGGAGCAGCAGAACACGCCCATAAATAATAAGCTACTACTGCTCATCATCGGCCTTGGTTGCCTCTTTGATATCATCAACCCCATCATCCTGTATACGAAGCACGAAATGAAAAACCAGAACAGTAACTAAAGTGCGCAACAAAGAGTGATAATTGAGAAGGCAAGTATTCTGTTCGTAGGGTGTATAAAGACCTGCATATCCGAAGTCCACAAGGTGAGGTTGTCGCGAAGAAGCTGCATTATTAGGGTGCTATCCTTGTATGACTCCTCTCCAAGAGAATCTAGCTCGGCAATCGCTTCGTCGAAAGCCTACCAACAACTAGTGGTGAGTGCACTGAATAATTATAGCGCCGACACTATATCTTAAAACAGAAGTATCGAGTGACACGAGAAAAAGGTTATACTAAGAATGATCTGTGCAATCACGGGATATAAACCCACTGTGGATTGTAGATTCATACAAATGTACCCAAAAACAAGGAATTGAAATGACCAGTAAACGAACAGCATAATAAGGTGCAACGAAACTGTGAAGTACGAACTTACATAGCAACAAATTTTGTAACTTAAGGAACTCACACTGGTCGACAATGTGCTTCGCCAATAGAAAATTTACATCTCTTTACGAATCTCTGATTAATCGAGAACAGCCTAAGCATAAAGTACAGATTTTAAAGCCAGCAGGTGGGGAAAAAGATAAGTGTAGGAACAAGAAGGTGGATAGCTCAGCATGGTAGCATTATATACAAAGTGATAAACAAGATTAACAGTAAAACTCTTCTAGCTTGTCTCTTGAATTAAAATCCCATGCATAATAACCCCTCAATTAGTAATCTAATATCTCTATGAAGTGAAAACTACAAGATGTCAAGATAGAGATTCCTAGTACTTCAGAAAGAGATGGACCGAAACAAATGAAATTACATCCCTCAATCCTCTCATTTGCTTAGAGACATTCATAAATTAGAGTTGATTTTTCATTTGCCCCCGAAAAAAAATCATTGATCAAACTCTATGAATTTTTGTCATCATCAGATAATGCTCTACTTCTAGCAGATGAACAACAATCACAAAACCCTAGAATCCATTTCTTAGCGACATAAATATACAATCAGAGAAACTCAGAACTCTCGATCTGCTCACCTGCTTTGCGAGAGAGCAAGCTTTGTCCGGCGAATTGAGGATCTCGTAGTAAAACACCGAGAAATTAAGCGCCAGCCCCAGCCGGATCGGGTGCGTCGGCGCCAACTCCGCCGACGCTATGTCCTGTCACAAATCAATCAAAACTTGTTGAATCAAACTCGGAAACCCTAACCGTAACCCTAAGATCGGAAGGGATGGGGAGAGATGGGGGACCTGCGCGGCCTTGTACGCGGCGAGGGTGTTCTCGGCGGCGTCCTTGCGCTCGGGGCCGGTCTTGAACTCGGCGAGGTAGCGGTGGTAGTCGCCCTTCATCTTGAGGTAGAAGACCTTGGagtcggcggaggcggcggaggggacGAGGCGGGAGTCGAGGAGGGCGAGGATGCCGCCGCAGATGGAGGCGAGCTCGGCCTCGACGCGGCAGCGGTAGGCGCGGATCGCGGCGGCGTGGTCGGGGTTGCCGCGCCCCTCCTCCTTGGCCTCGATGGAGGAGACGATGCGCCACGAGGCCCGCCGCGCGCCGATGACGTTCTTGTAGGCCACGGAGAGGAGGTTGCGCTCCTCCGCCGTGAGCTCCTCCGCGTCGCccttcgccgccgccaccttctCCATGAACTCCACCATCTCCTCGTACCGCTCCGCTTGCTCCGCCAGCTTCGCCAGGTACACGTTCTCCTCCctgctcgccgccgccgccgccgccgccgccatggacGCCGCCGTGGATGGTGCTCGCGAACGCCGCGAAAGGGAAAGGCaaagggaaagggaaagggaaaAAAGGTTAATTTGGTGGGAGCGTATTGAGAAAAGGTGAAGGCGAGAAAAGGAACCGAGAATATTATACAGGAGTAAAAAGCGAACGAAAACGAGGAAGTGGGTGTAAAATAAGCACGAGTATTTATCCTTCAAAAATATCCATCCTCAAATAAAttcatctaaaaatttaaaatttttccaataAATTCTCaaaatagagaaatatatatataagaaaaactttttaagggacaattttctcttttattcaaTAGTTtctcaaattaatttaattgctaTCTCCAGCGGGATGTGGTTGGAGTCCTCTTCTTATTTCCCATTCAGTTTTGTAGGAAACTTGGTTAAATTGTTTGTGAGAAAATCCTCCCCGTAATGATTGCCAATCAACAAGCCCATATctataactattattatataatcAAATTTCAGCGACAAAAATCATAAACGAGTATTTGGGAACGAAAATAATGTACtctaattttagatttttttaatttttttctccttttgtacTTTTGTTGAAGTGCAAGTTGTTTAGATAGTTATGTTCTTCTTCAAACAGTAAGACCTAAACTGGGCTATAGAGAGCTCCAACACTGGGCCATTTACAGATTTACTTGTAATACGAAAAATTGGTACGTAGGCTACAGTGGATGAAAGGGCCACATTTTGCTTTAACTGCGTTGGATGTTTAAAAGTTGAGGCGCCTTTTAGAAACGTCTTTGTTCTAAAGCCCATAGAATGTGCTTCGCTAACTCGTGTTGGTTACCTATGACTCCACTTAAGATCGAAACCCAAACTTCTCAAAACAGCGCAAGTGACTTTAATTTATCCTAgaccaaaattaattataaaaaaaaagtaaaacaaagaaataaCTAATCTTTCACACTTCTATCCTGCACCTCCTTCACTTCCAATCAAACAAGTATGAGAactgaaaaaattttagtttcacaAGCTATAAAacacacaacaaaaaaaaaaaacctttatcTAAATCCTAATTCATCCGAACTTTGATCAAGTCAGTTAAGGAAGCTTTTAATCTAATCGGGCACATTAGAGCCGACTAATTTATGCTACATATTACTCATAGCGATCATGATCACTTGTTCCGTCCAATTGACAAAGcgtgcaacttttttttttttccctatgttTCAATGTATTCTAATTCGAATGTATTTGACCTGACCTACAATATCATCATCTTCAATGTCAAAAGCaggtttattttttatgatgtgTTAGTAACAACAATGGTGCACTTTTTTAATTATCATTTCGAAGGGCCTGCATATTATTGTCAGCAAAGTGCATTTTCgaatataaagagaaaaaatagaaccaaatccatagaaaacaaaacaaaacaaaaaattcaaattcaaacattTCAATATGGAGAAGAAACCgtcaattatattattattattattattattatatattgtttttctAGAATTTTAAAGTAACTTTGCAAGTACTGTACCTGGTCGACGCCTTGGTTGACCAATCGCCGAGTAATTTTTTTCGCACCACAAATCCAGCTTCTGAAAAGTCAACGCCCGCATTATCCACGTTTCGTTGTGATAAAGTTGATTCGGCGTGTAAATTTCTCCCCCGCCACGTCACCAATTCGACCCGGTCTAGTGTGTACATGCACAATAGACCCAGGCACGCCTTACGGCGGTTCAGCGCCAAATCAAGGGGCGCAGAACAAATCACAGCCGTTCGATCAGCGTGATCGTTACGATATCATACGGGCCCACCTTATTGGCCCGTATTTTGACATAGGCGGTGCCCCAAATCGTAGGAGACAAGTGGGGGAGAGTGACATGATGCCAATCCAGTGGGCCCACAATCCGAGATGGGTGGGCCCACAGTGGGTCTGTTTCACTCAAATTACGTAAAGAGGTGCAGAAATATTTTCAGCCGTAAATACTTACTTTTTGTTGTTTAATTcttcataaattaaattagatcgTAACACTACTTTTCTTCGCTTTTGGAAATAGAATGagatagaaaaaattataataaattaattgctaTAGCAATTTTTTCCTCCATTTTTTTATGTGTTTGTAAaagtttttgataaaataaatcaaagaaATAGAATAATTATATTTCAAGTCATATACTTCCTATTAAagattagaaaataatttttatctgaatttgaattcaactaAAAGCctttttcaacttgaaaatcAGCTATGGGCAAACAATCAGGCCCTTAGCTCTTATTCTTGAACTGTGTTACTAAgcaagtaatatatatatttttttttctatcacgAAATTATTCTATTGTTCTAAATTAGTCCCCTAAAACTAGAGATGGTTTATCTTGTCCGTATGTGCCTAGACCTCAAGACTCACTAAATTTCTACTATTTAATCTATGAAGTTGGAAGTTATGGGTCCAAATTTAATCTCCACTCGAGAAATCAAATCCCGACCTTAAAAAGACCAGTTATCTGAATAATAACCACTAGACCATTGGAGTGATTGTATTGATTTTACCGGTCGATGATAGGCTCACGATAGCATATTGgcagagagaatgagagaggaggaagcCTACCAACAGCTACACTGCATTATTTATGTCCAAACaatcacactttttttttaaaaaaaaatacaataaaaatatctttctaaaaattataatacaataaatgaatttcagaaaagaaaattacataaataaaaataccaCATTAATTTTAGACTTTTTCAGAAAGAGAGGGCGCCGATTTCAACTCCTCAGCTGGGACGCTTTTGGAATTGGACCCAACAACGGTTTCTCTTCACACCAGGTTTGCTTTTCTCTTAAATAGAGGTCAAGTAATGTTGTTCGAATGCGTCCAACCTACGTGTATTTGGCTCTAGAGCAAGGAAACAAGAAAATTTGAATGAGAAGCGCCTCACTTTTTATCACTGAACCTCTTCTAAATTTACTGTCTAATATAGTATTGATATTGTACGGTCATTGAACCATCTTAACAAGATCTTATTGAGAAGCTAGCTCTTCAATAAGGTCGCGCTGCATAGTAATAAACTTTTAATCTGAATTGGTATTCGAAACTTGGTGCTGATGCTTTCGTATAATTCGAATATTAGAAGTATATGACTAGAAACTTCACCGTGTTTATAAAATTGCGATCACTCGAAGTATCTctattaatagattttaactcttATTCACCACTTCAGCCGGTGGGTTTGTTGTTTTGTTTCAATCAATCGAGAAGCTCGCTTCGAATGCTTCAGTAGACCTGACAAATTCAATTTGTACTTGTAGATACTTATGGATTACATGCAAAATTTGCGCGTAtagatactatttttttatacaaaaagaaATTGCTAGTAAAATAGTCAAATACCCGTTAAATTATGGATAACTTGCGGATACCAATGAATAGcgcatatttaatttttttaaaaaaataaaaaatgaaaaaagtaaATGCTCAAGTTGTTTTACCCGTCCCTACAATCCtaacactaattttttctagtgtcatttttttattatctattgtaCGCTGCGATgttttaaacaataaattagtttttgtttttttaataataaataataatatatatgtcaATGTccgaaaagtataaaaatagaaagaaaaaaaaaaaaaaaaaactttgtgaGAAACTCGTATTCCTGACCGCTTATCCACGGACTGGTATGGATAAAAATCATGAATAATCAAAAATTACGGATAAATTTTATCTGTATTTGTATAATCTATAAATGTAATGATCCGCCCACAAATTGTCCAATCTTTCGAATTTTCAGCCATATGCTTGAgccttaaaaagaaaaaaaaggaaaaaaagaaaaagaaaaagttagttTGAGCTTACCATCTTTCCTGAATGGTCATAAATAAGGTTAAAGCACAGCGAGAGATAAAAGACAAAACACACGGGTGAAACCCTGCGCGCGCGGATGCCCTGATCCCCGTACATAAATTTAACATTTGGTCACGAACAGTGTTTACGTGACCATGTCCATATATCAACCCAGTATGAATGGAACAGGGGGTTTGAGGAATATAAGCCCCTGGTAACTAAAGCTGGTACGTGCGAGCCCATGGTTTCCCTACACTGGTAACTGGTAAACCCTCTCTTATTTGGAGTACTACGTACAACTTCGAAAAACATATCACATAtacctaattatatatacaaacatGCACAAAAACAAACTTATTTTAGGTTACTCGAGATTGCATATTATTTATGCTAAACAAACGCCTAACCACGCCTTTTCGCTCCTCAACGGAGATGAGCAAAATACAGAGACTGTACAACGCATCCAGTAGCATCTTCTCCGCGGAAAGAGGGGGTCTGAACCCTACCTTCAATCAAATTAGATGGCTACAAGATCtacttggtatatatatatatatatttctctctctatcatGGATCTTTATCTATTTGATTTGAAGAGCTTAATTACATATTATTGTAGTGTTCGTAAACTGtccttttttatgttttttctttttcaattttagatGCAATGGAACCTGCGGACGTAGGAATTGATGGATCTAGTGATTACGAAAACAAGTCTCAGGATGGGCTCATCTTTGGACAAGCTATAGCCCAAATCACGTACATACATATTCACGAGTCTGATCATTTCTCCGTACGTTTCAACGTATCTTAGCTTGTATAATGTCGTTCTCTAAAACGTTCATCGTTTTTTCAAAGCTAAGTTTGTGGTATAAAAGTATGTTATCTCTTAATAAATAttctctatatatctatcttatTAAGATTAATCATgcttacatgtatatatatacatgcttgTTAAGTTTAATTTGATTAGATTGAAATTAATGCTAGTTTCGGGTTTGGCAGATCGGGGTTTTCTGCTTCCCGGCCGGAGCGAAAATTCCTTTACATGATCATCCACGAATGGTGGTCCTTAGCAAAGTGTTATACGGTTCTGCAAGGGTGAAGTCCTATGACTGGGTCACCACtccaaaatccaaaccaaatATGAGTAAGCAAGTTTCTTtcattattcttcttcttcttcttcttcttcttctttttctcaaaGGTTTTAGGAACCCATAAAACAATTTcattaaaaaagagagaagagtaCGGAGCATAAAATTATGGGATATTACGGACAATGGATTCGGTTCTTCAGAAAAAAGGGATCAATAAAACCATTAATTAGATAGAAAGATTGACTTCCAGTTTAACAATGGGCAGAGGTCTACTCGCAGAAGATTCTAAGAAAGGTGGTGTATTTATGACTAACAATGCTCAAGCACATGCAACTAAATATGTCCTCGTATATGCCTTTTATTAATTTAAGACTTAATATCAAGTACTATAGATATTAAAAACTGTGGACTTATACCAACCACACTCAGCGTAGTTGAATAAGAGTTTGATAATTGGTATGTAAGGTCTCAGGTTTAAAGTGTAGttactttaaatttttggttaagttcatttttaaaagaaatcaTGAACAACACGGATAttttgctacctttctctctctagatctctctctcaaaaaaaaaggtaggCTTATATAAAGACTTTTTACCAAGTAAAAAACGCTAGAAATTTTAATGGAAGTGTCTTTTACTGAATATAAGTGGTTTGATTCAAGTTTATGGACTAATTAAGGGTCAGCTTAATAAGTTGGTCTTAGGGTGGCTTAAATGGTTGGTTTGCTCATTTGTTTGTCAAAGTCAACGTGATGCCAAGATTAATGAAGTTTTAGCTATTTTTCCAGAGACAATGTGGAAATAAGTGTTTGCATATTAATTGAGACAAagtaaaatctttttatttattaataaaacaaTGGAGGAAATTAGCAAATAACAATCAATCTGATGTAATCTAATTGATGCGGAGTCGCGCTCTTTAGCTGAAACGACCAGGTATTAAGCTTCAAATTAATAAAGTTCCTACAAACTTTAGAAAAGTCTTTGTTTCCTCTATATTTAGGGATATATGCATAAAAAGCACAAtgctttacaaaattttataatggtcaaagagatagatctaacagtaagAAGCTTACAAAACACCAAATGTttagtgctatatatatattgataatatTGTTGTcggattctatatataaaactaagctagaatactattaatagcaccaagtcattagtactattaaattttcggttcttggatgaagggatgtccGGTTAGGATGATTGgctgaataatatgatctaatatGTGGAAATAATccaaggggtagatctaacggtgagaAACTAATtaacaagcaccaaatgcttggtgctattgatagtattatagatggtctctctctctctatatatagagagatctctctttatatatatagagagaagggctgctgtgctcattcgtgctcctaagccattttGGATGATTAAGCTTTCGAATcgatcgatgatcggctccgttagacttgatctagcatatttgaagtatttagaaaataaattttactgttttttttatattatttacctaacgatcgaaagggttcaaaatcaatggccgaaaaaaaaatcttacaaaaagtggtgatataatactaaaattttgatcagagatattgattttgctgtaaataacataaaaatttttttatcaaaattttatatgatttgaatacttaTATGTCGTTAAACTTTAAAACGGCAagtattaactattaaaaattattaattttgaatcttttcaatcattaggtaaataatatcgcaaaatcgtaaaatttattttttagatacttaaaatacgttaaatcaagtctaacagagctgatcgtcgGTTCGAAAGTTTAATCATCGAAAAAtgacttagaagcacggaggcctccgcaTTCCTAAGAGCACAGAGACCTCTGCGTTCCTAAGAGCACAacagctctactctctctctctctttatatatatatatatatatagttaactgCCAACTGAATTTGAATCTGTATGTAGTAAACAAATAATATTGCTGTCAGTAACATCAGCGGTTATATTTCTGTGACGAGCTTTACCAATTTGATCACTCTTGAAAGGTGGGCTTGCGAAAGTAGTGGCGGAGAACCAGCTCCTACAAGCCCCATGCAAGGCTTCAGTATTATTCCCGAGGAGTGGCGGAAACATCCACTCCTTCACCGCCGTAACTCCCTGCGCCATTTTGGACGTGCTGGCTCCGCCGTACTCAGAAGAGCTAGGAAGACCGTCGACCTACTTCTCCGACATTCCCATCGCTTCTGTCCCAGGTGATCATTGGATTTTTTACATACATACTAGTAGGAAGCTAAAAGATTAATCGGGTACCGAAAATTGTTATATATGCTCATGACATTGTAATGCAATTTGCGAATAGAATGAGTTTTGATCATAATTAAGTGGCAATGGAGGTTTAAGACCACCTTTGGGTCTCAAACTTGTGAACATGCAAGTAAAATGCTGCAACCATGCATCTTGtcatttcctttccttttcttttcttttcttttaatttcgaAGATTAACTAATTACACGCTTGTAATATTATCGTTTAGGGTTTGCAATACTCGAGAAGATAGAGATGCCGGATGATTTAAATGTGGCTGGAGCACCATACGTCGGACCTGAGCTCAGCGTGGACATCGACTTTTgttgatcttttttttcttttgtgtgaTCTTGTTGTgacgactatatatatatatctatcatgATCGTTGATCTTCTTTGTACATTTTTGTATATGTAATCTACTATACGTGAGGGGATGGTTTTGTATTCAATCCAATCGTGCATGTGAAAAACTAGCTAATATATTAAGCTAATTCACGAAGCTATGTAGTGTAGGTGGGCGAGGAATTCAATATGAACTAATTTAACACttgacaggaaaaaaaaaaaaaacctaatttaaCCAGATCTGACAAAGAAAACGGACAAGACAGCCTATGTATGCACCATTCACGTGACAAGGCAGGATGAATTAATGTGAGCAGGTGATGTAACATGCATGTGATTTGATGGGTATGGTGAGATGACACCAACTCTGTTCTCATCTAAATTGTTTTTTGCTTTATAATATGTCCAAACTTTCGAGGGactaatttgagaaaaaaaaagaaagaaaaatcccACTAGCAACGGCATTCTAAACACGGTTAATTAACGCACGAATGTAGCCCGGCCCACTAGGGTTTGTATTAACAGGGCCCAAATCGTGTCGCCCATGCGAGGAGGAGAGGGCTCGACGGGGCGAAGCAAAACCCTCCGATCGAAAACCCCCGCAGAAGCCGAAACGCAGTTACGCAGCCCTCTCCCCTGAGATCTGCGGCggcgccaccgccaccgccaccgcggTAGCGATTTGCGGAGAAGCGGGCTTCGGGGATGGGCGGTGGGCAGAAGCGCGGCCGCACGCAGCGGCGGCACTTCAAGCAGAGCCGCGAGAACGTGTGGAAGCTCAACCCCAAGAAGACCCGCCCCGACGCCGACGAACCCGACGCCGACGCCAAAGCCAACGCCAACCCCAAGTGGGAGCCCTTCGCCACCCAAAACCCCGGCTTCGACGAGTACTACAAGGTGCTTTTCCTCTCCACACTTCCACGAGATCGATTCTTGGTTTGGCGTGGATTTGTTTTGATGATTGGGATCTTATACGCGGTGCGTAGTTTGTTTCGTTTTAATTGCGAGTTCTTGGAGGAAAAGGTGAATTTTTTGGATCATTAATCTTTGGCGCCATCGCTATGGGGAATCCCCTCCTCCCTTTTTTTGATCTGTGAATTCATGTTTATGCTTGCGCTCTATGATGTATAACACAAATAGGATTTGCTTCACATGTATggatacacaaaaaaaaaaacgtacaTATACATGCTTGGTGTCAGCAGTAGTTGTATGCACACAGGACATGCCGTTAATGAGCAAGATCTCTTCTTGGCGAATGTCTAATGAGCATGCTACAATTACTTGAGCTGTAAGCGGATTTTGATCTGATATGAAGAAGTATCTGACCTTTACATATGAGGTAACCGATGTGCATGAAGATGTGGTATCCGATAAGAACAAGCCTGTGGTATTAAACTATCTGAGCATCATAGCTTGTGCATGCCTAGTTCTTGAAGGATTAgctttgtttttggttttttttttaaatgattaaGCGATGGCAAAGGGCTGAGGGTCAGTGTTGCATGGTTGGAATAGGGGATTTTACAAGTTGTTTTGTGTGGAAGGTATGGTTTTTGTACAACGTTTGTGTTGCTAGACCATATGGTGTAAGGTTAGAGACGGGATCATATCTGGAGGGTTGATCTGTTGATATTAAGATTTCTCTCTACCTAACTTGCGCTTTGTATTGTATAGGTAATGATTTGGTAGAATTGTTCTGTAATTGCTGACGTTGCTATCTCAAAATATATCTCTAGGAGCAAGGCATTGTTCCTGAAGATGAATGGGATGATTTCATTTCTTTGCTCCGAAAGCCTCTGCCTGCAGCATTTAGAATCAATGCAAGGTAATTCTGGATTGTACTCACAAAAGGGTTGCTGTCATgccatataaatttgatatcaaatgtACCATATATGTAGCAGATTTACAATTCTCTAGATTTGTTCAGAATTATGTCATTTTCTGCTTGAAATATCTTGCAGTcgttcataatttttatttgactatTGTAAGACCATAGTTAGTTgttcagttaaaaaaaaaaacctgaattCTGTTAATTGAAGGATGATAATACTTGCTGCTAGTAAGGGCTTGTAGAGTTGTTGATTcttctaaatttaattaattcaaaagaTAAGCATCATTGTCACACTAGCTGCAGTTTCTAGTTTTCTCATAGTTTTGCCTCTGAGGGCTCTTTATTCCTTGTATGTTTAGTTTGTTTTAATGACGACCTGTCATGTATCAAGTAAGATTCCGTTTGGTGCAATTGATACCATACTAGAAGTTGAAGATCAAAGTGAAATTTGCTATGCTGCCGTATCTGCAGATTAGGTGATAAATTCATCAGATGAAAATTATGTGTAGCTTGCTGTCTTATAACTCAATCTGACAAGTTTTATACAATGTGTCTATCAATAGCTGCTTGTTTAGTTCCTTAGACCTTCGTGTTTGGTGCTACATTTGCAAAATAACTAATATCAACTCCTCATTTTACAGTGGCCAATTTTTTCAGGACATTCGATCACAGTTGGAAAATGACTTCATGAAATCACTGCAGGCTGAGGTTCCATTTAAATATTGCTTGATAAATTATTAGTATTTACGTGCTCTTTTCTAACTTTCAGCCATTCTAATTGTTTACAGGTAACAGATGATTATGAAGCGGAAGCTATTAGACCATTGTCATGGTATCCAGGGAACATTGCATGGCATTTGAACTTTTCTCGTATGCAACTTAGGAAGAACCAGGCACTTGAGAGGTAGTTGTTATTAAGTAGACTATATTTATGCCAATTGAAGTATAGTACCATGAAAGGAATTTACAAGATTTCTTTTAATGCTTCATTTGGACGATATCTTTTAGTTGTACTGGTCTCTATTCATTTGGACTAAGATTTTCTTACATTGTGCTGATACTTTGTAAGCATCAATTTTGGGATGATTATTTTTTGCATCATTCTTGTGAATGTgaa
This genomic window contains:
- the LOC109706660 gene encoding 14-3-3 protein 6-like — encoded protein: MAAAAAAAASREENVYLAKLAEQAERYEEMVEFMEKVAAAKGDAEELTAEERNLLSVAYKNVIGARRASWRIVSSIEAKEEGRGNPDHAAAIRAYRCRVEAELASICGGILALLDSRLVPSAASADSKVFYLKMKGDYHRYLAEFKTGPERKDAAENTLAAYKAAQDIASAELAPTHPIRLGLALNFSVFYYEILNSPDKACSLAKQAFDEAIAELDSLGEESYKDSTLIMQLLRDNLTLWTSDMQDDGVDDIKEATKADDEQ
- the LOC109728598 gene encoding plant cysteine oxidase 1-like, translating into MLNKRLTTPFRSSTEMSKIQRLYNASSSIFSAERGGLNPTFNQIRWLQDLLDAMEPADVGIDGSSDYENKSQDGLIFGQAIAQITYIHIHESDHFSIGVFCFPAGAKIPLHDHPRMVVLSKVLYGSARVKSYDWVTTPKSKPNMSGLAKVVAENQLLQAPCKASVLFPRSGGNIHSFTAVTPCAILDVLAPPYSEELGRPSTYFSDIPIASVPGFAILEKIEMPDDLNVAGAPYVGPELSVDIDFC